Part of the Methylomonas rapida genome is shown below.
ATTTTTTATGCTAATGGCCAATGACGCCATGGCCGGTACCGGCGGTACCGAGTTCAACACCGTCTGGACCTTGCTGACCGGCTGGGTGGAAGGCTTGCTCGGCCGCATCATCGCTATCGTGTTCGTCATCGTCGGCCTGGTCGCCGGTGTCGTGCGCGGCAGCATCATGGGTTTTGTGCTGGGCATTGCCAGTGGTGTCGGCCTGTTTGCGGCGCCGACCATTATCACCAACATCGTGACCGCCACGATTTAGGCCTGGAACAACGATGACCGGTTCAAGTATTGATACCGAGAACGCGGCGGGCAACCGCCGCCCTTGTCCATCAGCGAAGGCCACGCGCAGCGTCAAGGTCCAAGCCGCCAATGGCCAGCCGATCAACCCCTGTCATCCGGCTAGAGCCCGGCAGTTGAAACGCAAAAAGCGTGCGGTTCGGGTTTGCCGGCATCCTTTCACGATTCGTTTACATCCGGAATGTCCAGCCGAAGCCTTGCAGCAACTTTATGAAGAGGATAAAGCACTATGACCACCGTGCAACGCCCCCGTGCCGATCAGTTATTCACGGTACTGGCTTACGAAGTTGACCATCATCTGTTCTTGATGGCCGATAGCAGCATTGGTTTTGGCTTTCTGTGCCGACCGCTGACCGGCGCGGATGCCAGCGT
Proteins encoded:
- a CDS encoding RRXRR domain-containing protein, with amino-acid sequence MTGSSIDTENAAGNRRPCPSAKATRSVKVQAANGQPINPCHPARARQLKRKKRAVRVCRHPFTIRLHPECPAEALQQLYEEDKAL
- the traA gene encoding TraA family conjugative transfer protein; translation: MKTSYRSGVLLALASLFFMLMANDAMAGTGGTEFNTVWTLLTGWVEGLLGRIIAIVFVIVGLVAGVVRGSIMGFVLGIASGVGLFAAPTIITNIVTATI